A genomic window from Xyrauchen texanus isolate HMW12.3.18 chromosome 15, RBS_HiC_50CHRs, whole genome shotgun sequence includes:
- the LOC127655483 gene encoding amine sulfotransferase-like, translating to MAECSSQNCGETPDYKLVPHRGFNLISGIHSPEEVDKIQNWEIRDSDIFVITYPKSGTIWLQQILSLIEVKGDVTATNDQLTSERIPWIELIGSHKRFDSAPSPRIRVSHLQYKFMPLGLKNKKGKVIYVARNPKDVLVSYFHFHKYATMLETPKDFESFFENFLEGNVYGNCWFEHIKTWFSHKEEMNFLYITYEEMIKDLQSVVERISSFLGKSLTPQQVNDVVQHSTFKNMKNNPQANYKLVPCNLLNHQQGSFLRKGTIGDWKNYFTVAQNERLDKVYQQNMQDFPFSFIWDTSDLITS from the exons AGTGTTCAAGTCAGAACTGTGGTGAGACCCCTGATTATAAACTAGTCCCTCACAGGGGATTTAACTTGATATCTGGAATCCACTCTCCTGAAGAAGTGGATAAAATTCAGAACTGGGAGATTCGAGACTCGGACATCTTTGTCATTACGTACCCTAAATCAG GCACTATTTGGTTACAGCAAATCCTCAGTCTAATTGAGGTTAAGGGAGATGTCACAGCAACAAATGATCAGCTGACTTCTGAGCGCATTCCATGGATTGAACTGATTGGCAGTCATAAAAGGTTTGATTCTGCCCCCTCTCCTAGGATCCGTGTATCTCACCTGCAGTACAAATTCATGCCACTTGGACTCAAAAACAAGAAGGGAAAG GTCATCTATGTGGCCAGAAATCCAAAAGATGTTTTGGTGTCCTATTTCCATTTTCACAAGTATGCAACCATGCTGGAGACCCCAAAAGACTTTGAATCATTTTTTGAGAATTTCTTGGAAGGAAATG TTTATGGTAATTGCTGGTTTGAGCATATCAAGACTTGGTTTTCCCACAAAGAAGAGATGAACTTCTTGTATATTACATATGAGGAAATGATCAAG GATTTACAGTCAGTGGTTGAAAGGATCAGTTCATTCTTGGGGAAGAGCTTGACACCACAGCAAGTGAATGATGTTGTACAGCACAGCACTTTCAAAAATATGAAGAACAATCCTCAAGCCAATTACAAGCTGGTTCCCTGCAACCTACTGAACCACCAACAGGGGTCATTCCTGAGAAAAG GAACCATTGGTGACTGGAAGAACTACTTCACTGTGGCACAGAATGAGAGATTGGACAAAGTTTACCAACAGAATATGCAAGACTTTCCTTTTTCTTTCATCTGGGATACAAGTGATCTCATCACATCATGA